TCCGGGTCTGGTTTCTGGCATGTGAGGTGGGGTATATAAATACCTTATTTGTAAAGCGCTGTTTTCGCTTGATAAAATCAGCCAAACTGCCGTTGACTGTACGTGCAAAACCTTTAGAACCACGCCATCCCAAGGGGCGCACGCGCCCCGTGGCCGCAATTCTTGAGGACACCACATGAAAACCTTTACCGCTACCCCTGGCGATATCGAGAAGAAATGGATCCTGATCGACGCCGAAGGCGTGGTTCTGGGCCGTCTTGCCTCGATCGTGGCGATGCGCCTGCGTGGCAAGCATAAGCCCTCCTTCACCCCGCATATGGACATGGGCGACAATGTCATCATCGTCAACGCCGACAAGATCCAGCTGACCGGCAACAAGCGCGAGAAGCCGAACTACTGGCACACCGGCCACCCGGGCGGCATCAAGTCCCGCACCAACGCCGAAATCCTGGAAGGCGCGCATCCCGAGCGCGTCGTCATGCAGGCCGTTAAGCGCATGCTGCCCGGCGGCCCGCTGTCGCGCCAGCAGATGACCAACCTGCGCGTCTACGCCTCGGCCGAGCACCCGCACGAGGCCCAATCCCCCGAAGTTCTGGACGTCAAAGCCATGAACAAGAAAAACACCCGGAGCGCATAAGATGGCTGACGAAATCCAATCCCTCGATGAGCTGAACACCATCGCCGAAGGCGTCGCCACCCCGGCAGAGGCCGTGGCAGATGCGATCAACCGCGAGCCCGTCCGTGACGAGCTGGGCCGGTCCTACGCCACCGGCAAGCGCAAGGATGCGGTCGCCCGCGTCTGGATCAAGCCGGGCTCCGGCAAGGTCACC
The nucleotide sequence above comes from Litoreibacter ponti. Encoded proteins:
- the rplM gene encoding 50S ribosomal protein L13, which translates into the protein MKTFTATPGDIEKKWILIDAEGVVLGRLASIVAMRLRGKHKPSFTPHMDMGDNVIIVNADKIQLTGNKREKPNYWHTGHPGGIKSRTNAEILEGAHPERVVMQAVKRMLPGGPLSRQQMTNLRVYASAEHPHEAQSPEVLDVKAMNKKNTRSA